AAGACACCCGCTTTTTCTGAGGATTTGACCAGGCAAGATTGGCCGGATTGATGCCGATACTGTGGTAGTCGCTTACAAAAGTTGTAGCCACTCCCCGCCCCGTGGAGGTAAAGGCACTGCGCTCTATTTGTGCTGTAGAAGCCACTGCGACTGCCACAAAAGCACTTGCTAGCATCACACGTTTCATTGGTTGATGATTGTTTTGGTTTTCATTCTGGAAAGCACGCTCAATAAAAAAGCACTGAGTAAATGTACTACAGTGCTTTCAAACTATTTACATACTGAGCTTAGAATTTGTCCATCACCTTTGCGGTCACTCCGGTGGCCGAGTAGCCTCCGTCGTGATACAGGTTCTGCATGGTAACGTATTTCGTGTAATCAGAAAACATCATCACGCAGTAGTCGGCGCAGGCGTTGGCATCGGCATTGCCCAGCGGACTGAGAGATTCTGCAAAAGCCAGGAACTTGTCAAAGCCTGAAACGCCGGTTCCCGCTGTGGTGGGGGTTGGCGACTGCGAAATGGTGTTTACGCGCACCTTTTTCTTGAAGCCATAGTGATATCCAAACCCGCGGGCAATGGACTCGAGCAGTGATTTTGCGTCGGCCATATCACCGTAATCAGGGTAAATGCGCTGAGCGGCAATGTAAGATAGCGCAACTACAGAGGCCCATTCATTGAGCGCATCCATTTCCATGGCCACTTGAAGTGTTTTATGTAAGGACCCGCCTGATATATCCAGGGTTTTCTGGTACCAGTCGTAGTTGAGACCGGTGTAGCCTTTTCCTTTTCGCACGTTGGGCGACATACCGATGCTGTGGAGTACAAAATCAATCTTACCTCCCAATTTTTCCATACTTTGGGCGTAGAGATTCTTAAGATCATCCGTAGAGGTGGCATCCGCAGGTATAATTGGAGCGTTGCATTTTTCTGAAAGCTCGTTAATGGCTCCCAAACGCATAGCCACGGGAACGTTTGACAGCACAAAACTGGCTCCTTCAGCGTGGGCTTTTTCGGCCACTTTCCATGCGATGGATTGATCATTGAGCGCTCCGAATATGATTCCGCGCTTACCTTTCAGCAGGTTGTGAGACATACAGCTAGTTTTTGGTTGAGGGGCAAATATAGGAATAGCCCGTTAGTTGGCATTCATGAGCATGCGCGCGTTCTGGAGTGCTGCCTCGGTTGTATCGGAGCCACTGAGCATGGCTGCAACTTCATGAAGGCGGGCTTCTTCGTTGAGCTCCTCCACAAATGTGTGGGTTCTATCTGCTTCATCGCGCTTCGACACCCGATAGTGCCACTGCCCTTTGGCCGCAATTTGCGGAAGGTGGGTGATGCAAATCATTTGGCGCTGCCCCCCCATTTCAGCCAGCAATTGGGCCATTGCATCGGCTACCCTACCGGAAACACCATTGTCAATTTCATCGAGAATAAGCGTGGGCGCAAATTGTTGACCGGTGTTTACCGATTTGATTGCCAGCATGACGCGTGAAAGTTCTCCCCCCGAAGCCACCTGCTCAATGGGCATCAACTCCTGACCTTTGTTCGTTCTGAGAAGCAGCTGCACCCAATCGTCACCGTGGGATGTTCTCTTCGACAAGGACTCTATGGCAATGCTCATTTCGGCGTTCTTGAGTTCCATTCTCTCCAGAAGTACACAAAGTTTTTGGGCCAATTGTGGAGCGGCTTCCTTTCTTTTGACAGTCAGCTCAGCAGATTGGGCTTGCAAGTCTTCTTCGCGCTCCGCAATCTGTTTTTTCAGCAACTCCAGCTTCTCCTCCCGCGATTGTTCTCCCTCAAGTTTCTGAGCAATGGCGTCCATTTTGTCCAACAAGGCAGCTACATTACTAGCCTGGTGCTTGTGCATCAAACCGTTGAGCATATCCAGGCGCTCCTGTAGTTGCTGCAATCTCGACGGATTCACCTCGATAAGCTGCTCTTGCCTGGCCAACTCTTCTCCTATGTCTTTGATTTCAATGGACGCGCTTTGGAGGCGCTCAAACAACTCGTCAATGCCTTTGTCGTGACTGCGCACCGAGGCCAATTGCTGCAAACCGTTGCGAAGCGTAGCGGCTACATTTTCGTCGGAGTCAATAAGCATTTCGGTGCATTGAACCAGCCGAAGCTTGATTTCCTCAGCGTGTTCAAGCAGGGCTATTTCAGACTGTAACTGTTCCTCTTCGCCAGGGGTAAGTTGAGCCTCTTCAAGTTCATTCAGTTGAAAATCCAGGAAATCACGTTGTTCTCTTTCCCTTGCCAAGTGCTCGCGAAGGTTGGCCATTTCCCGATGAAGTGTTCGCCATTCTTTAAATTGCGCAGTAAACGCCTCTACCCGGGAGGTAAGTCCTGCAAAATCATCGAGCACGGCCAGTTGAAAACTGTTGTCTTTTAGATTCAGCGTTTCATGTTGAGAGTGTATATCCACCAGCAGAGATCCGAGCTCTCTTAACTGCTGCAGATTTACAGGCGTATCATTGATGAATGCCCTTGATTTTCCGGCCGGACTGATTTCGCGACGGATGGTGCAATGGTCGTCGTAATCGAGATCGTGCTCTTCAAAAAAATCGCCTACCGGCCAGCCTTTGAGTTTGCAAGTAACCTCTACAATGCACTTGCTGCCGGCATCTCTGAGTACAGAAGTGTCGGCCCGCTTTCCGAGAATAAGCGAAAGGGCCCCGAGTAAAATGGATTTTCCTGAGCCGGTTTCGCCGGTAATCACTGAAAAACCGGGTCTCAGCTCAATAGAGAGACTGTCAATCAGGGCGTAATTGCGAATATGCAGGTGGGTGAGCACGCCCCAAATTTCGTAAAAGTATCGGGAGGACGAACGAAGCTATCGAAGTTTGTTGTACTTGGACAAATTACCCGGGTCCAGCAGCTCGCCAATTTGGTAAACCTGGTTCTTTTCGTTGCCTTGCGCCTTGGAGAAAATATTGATAATCTCATCGTTTTTGGCAAGAAAGAAAATCGTCATATTGTAAGACAAAGGCTTGATTTGGTGCACAGAGCGCAGCTGATCCAGCGATTGAATCACCATTTCGCGTCCTTCGTCAAACTTGTCGTACATGATATCGAGCCCCAAACGGTGGTACTCGTAGAGCATTTTGCGAAAGGGCCTGAACGTTTGGTGAAGTATGTTGTCCACCATCCAAAAGCGATTTCGGTCGCCTTCAAAACCCTTCCAGCCCGCCTGTGGAGCATTGCTTGCATTGTTTACGACCTGTTGGGCAAGCTGAAAATACCTTGTTCCTCCTTCAAGACTGAAGGTATCGTAGTCGTAGCCAATAATCATGTACGCGTAAAAAGCCAGGATACTGGTGAGGTTATCGGTGAAATAATCCGGTGTGAAGCGCAAAATAGCGTTCTCTACAAAGGTGAATTCCACGTCATTGTCCACTAAATTAATGACCTGTGATTTCAAGCTGGCGTTGTGCACCGGGCGGAAGCTCTGTACCTGCAGGTTTCCACGAAAAGTAGTGGCTCCGGGAGCTCCTTCGGTAATGGTAAGGAGCATGTTGCACTCAATACGCTCGTGCACCTCGAAAATGTCATTGGTCCAACGCTGGTTGTTCACAAATTCAAAAATCACGTTCTCCATGGTTTCGAAGATTCGCGTTTCTGAGCCCTGAACCTGTGGACGAATAACGGTAACATTACAATTAAGCTCCTGTGCCGGAGCTGTATGCATGCCTAAAAAGATGAGTGCCAGAAGTAACTGAATGTGTTTCATTGTGCTGATTGCTGGAGGTAGTCTATCAAATCCCGCGCCACCTCCGTCTTAGTTTTCAACTCCAAAGGCAGCGTTTTATTGTCTGCCGTAATCAAAGTAACCTTGTTGGTATCATACCCAAAACCGGATTGGTCATCTTCCAACGAGTTGAGCATAATCAAATCGAGGTTTTTGGCCTTGAGTTTTTTGCGTGCATTTTCCACCGCATTATTGGTCTCAAGCGCGAAGCCCACCAATATTTGGTTGGGGGCTTTATGCTGGCCCATCCATTTCAAAATATCCGGGTTGAGCGCAAGATGGACGGTGGGCTGTGCGTCTGTTTTTTTGATTTTCTGATCACTTTGCTCGGCCGGACGGTAATCTGCAACGGCTGCCGACATGATGACCCAGTTAACCGCGGCGAATTCCCGCTGGCATGCCTCCAACATATCGCGCGCACTTTCAACGTGGATGGTCTGAATGCGCTCATGTTTCGTTTTGAGTGATGTAGGCCCGCTCACCAGGGTTACCTCTGCACCTCGCTGTGCAAGCTCTTCAGCAATGGCATATCCCATTTTACCGCTCGAGAAATTCCCGATAAACCGGACGGGGTCTATCCGCTCAAAGGTAGGACCGGCAGTAACCAGTACTTTCTTGCCGCGCAGAGGTAGCCGCGCTTCAAAATAGTTGTGTACCTGTTGAATGATCTCTTCAGGCTCAGCCATTCGCCCTTCGCCTTCGAGACCGCTGGCCAGTTCACCTTTTCCTACCGGAATGAGGATATGCCCAAATGACTGCATCTTTTCAATATTCTCTCGGGTGGAACCGTGTTTGAACATATCCAGATCCATAGATGGTGCAAAAAAAACCGGACACTTGGCCGATAAAAATGTGAGGAGCAATAAATTATCTGATTGACCTGTAACCATCTTACCCAAACTATGGGCCGAAACCGGAGCGATAATCATGGCATCCGCCCATAGCGCAAGATCCACGTGATTGGTCCAAACGCCACTCTCGCGGTCTTCAATCAAGTCCGATAACACCGGGTTTCTGGAGAGCGTTGCCAGTGTAAGCGGTGTGATAAAATCCCTGGCTCCATGCGTCATAATAACACGCACGTACGCACCGGCCTTTACCAACTCACGGGTTAGAAAAGCCGATTTATAGGCAGCGATGCTCCCGGTTATTCCCAGCAGAATGCGCTTACCTGATAAGCATGTCATGGCTTAGGCCTCAGCGGGAGCATCCTGAAGATCCTCGTCCGGACGACGGCTATAGATCTTGTCTTCGAGAAGCTCCTGAATAGCAATAGCATGAGGTTTGGGCAAACGCTCGTAGTATTTTGAAATCTCGATTTGCTCGCGGTTTTCGAAGATTTCTTCGAGGTTGTCCTGAGAGGTAGCAAACTCCTCGAGCTTGGCACTCAACTCTTCTTTCAGCTCAGAGCTGATCTGGTTCGACCGCTTAGCAAGTACAGCTACGGTTTCGTAGATGTTACCCGAGTCACCTACCATGCGACTTACATCGCGGGTTTCAGTGTTTCGGGCAGCGTTAACGTTTTTGAATTTACTCGACATAGTGGCGCTATAAATTGATTCTCTCCAACTCCCGAATGGTAGTCTCGTAAAGTGCTTCCGCTTGGCGCACCTTGCTACTTTCGGGATAAGAATCGACAAAGGTATGATAAGATTTGATTGTGTCCTTTAAGCGGTCGTACTTTTTTTCCTCCACGCTGCGAACAGCGAGAAGATAATTACTCTCCAGAATTCGAAACAGGATCTCCTCCTTGTACTCAGAGTTGGGGTATTCGCGCAGCACGTTGTTCAGGGCTATGACAGCCGATTTGTATTGCTCAATTTTGTGATAGAGCATGGCGCTTTCGTAGGCTTTCTTCTCGAGCTTCCTTATCATGTTCTCAACAAGCACGTTGCTGGTGTCACGTTTTTCGGAGTTGGGGTAACGCTCAAGAAAGATTTGAAACTTCTGAATCGCTCTTTTGGTATCGCTCTGATCAAGCGAGTAACCGGGTGAGTTCTTGTAAAAACAAAGTGCTGCCATAAAGGCTGCTTCTTCGGCCTTTTCACTGTTGGGGTATGTCTTTACAAAGCTCTCAAAATAAAACCCGGCGAGGTAATAATCGCGCAGCCCAAAGTATGATTGGGCATAGTGGTAATAAATGGTTTCACTGCGCTGGGTGCCCCTGGTTACGGCAATAAGTTCCTCAAACAAAGGCAGCGCCCGGTTAAAGTCACTTCTCTCGAAGTACTTCATGGCCCAGGTGTACTTCAAATCTACGTCCTGGCTCTTGAGCACTTTGTTGTACTTGCTACATCCACTGTGCATTACAAAGGCGCCAATGAGCGAAATGGCAAGGGCAATTCTGAAAATCATGGCGCAAAGATAGTACATTGAAAAGACGGGGCATTGTATGGATGTGATTGGTGAAACGAAATTTAATCTTACTTTAGTCGGGCGCCAACAAAAATAACCTGCAACCACAACCACGGCTTTTTTGCCAGAGTAAGTAAATAACGCTAATTTCGCGGCGCTTTTTTGAGCCAGTACAAACCAAAACATTAACGCTTTGGATATCTTCGAAAAAATCAAGAACAACCGTGGCCCACTTGGCCAGTATAAAGGTCGCTCACACGGTTACTTTACTTTCCCGAAACTTGAGGGTGAAATCTCCAACCGAATGGTTTTTCGTGGAAAAGAATGCCTCATCTGGAGTTTAAACAACTACCTGGGTTTGGCCAACCACCCCGAAATTCGGGAGGCCGATGCAAAGGCCGCGGAAGAATGGGGATTAGGTTACCCGATGGGAGCCCGCATGATGTCGGGGCAAACCAGCCAGCACGAAATGCTTGAACAGGAACTTGCCGATTTTATGGGTATGGAAGATTGTTTCCTGCTCAACTTCGGATACCAGGGCTGTATGTCGGCCATTGATGCACTGGTTGACCGCAATGATGTGATTGTGTATGACAGCGAGTCGCATGCCTGTATCATTGATGGTGTGAGGCTGCACCAAGGCAAGCGATTTGTGTTTATGCACAACGACATTGACAACCTGCGCAAGCAACTGGAGCGCGCGACACGCCTCACCGAAAAAACCAATGGCGGAATCCTCGTGATTACCGAAGGGGTATTTGGTATGAGCGGCGACCAAGGCAAGCTCAAAGAAATTGCCGCCCTGAAAAAGGAATTCAACTTCCGTCTTTTTGTGGATGATGCACACGGATTTGGAACACTTGGCGAAACCGGACAAGGTGCCGGCGAGGCCCAGGGTGTGCAGCACGAAATTGACATTCTCTTCGGAACTTTTGCCAAGAGCATGGCCAGCATCGGTGCCTTTATTTGTGGCGACGAGCAAATGATTGACTACCTGCGCTACAACA
This sequence is a window from Cryomorphaceae bacterium. Protein-coding genes within it:
- a CDS encoding aminotransferase class I/II-fold pyridoxal phosphate-dependent enzyme, coding for MDIFEKIKNNRGPLGQYKGRSHGYFTFPKLEGEISNRMVFRGKECLIWSLNNYLGLANHPEIREADAKAAEEWGLGYPMGARMMSGQTSQHEMLEQELADFMGMEDCFLLNFGYQGCMSAIDALVDRNDVIVYDSESHACIIDGVRLHQGKRFVFMHNDIDNLRKQLERATRLTEKTNGGILVITEGVFGMSGDQGKLKEIAALKKEFNFRLFVDDAHGFGTLGETGQGAGEAQGVQHEIDILFGTFAKSMASIGAFICGDEQMIDYLRYNMRSQIFAKSLPMPLVIGARKRLEMLRTRPELKEKLWTISSALQNGLVEAGFSIGKTNSCVTPVFFKGEIEVATNMTVELREKYNIFCSLVIYPVVPKDVIMLRLIPTAMHTLEDVKYTIDTFKEMRQRIANGEFDTSKIRSMPEEQA
- a CDS encoding RNA polymerase Rpb6, producing MSSKFKNVNAARNTETRDVSRMVGDSGNIYETVAVLAKRSNQISSELKEELSAKLEEFATSQDNLEEIFENREQIEISKYYERLPKPHAIAIQELLEDKIYSRRPDEDLQDAPAEA
- a CDS encoding SDR family oxidoreductase; translated protein: MSHNLLKGKRGIIFGALNDQSIAWKVAEKAHAEGASFVLSNVPVAMRLGAINELSEKCNAPIIPADATSTDDLKNLYAQSMEKLGGKIDFVLHSIGMSPNVRKGKGYTGLNYDWYQKTLDISGGSLHKTLQVAMEMDALNEWASVVALSYIAAQRIYPDYGDMADAKSLLESIARGFGYHYGFKKKVRVNTISQSPTPTTAGTGVSGFDKFLAFAESLSPLGNADANACADYCVMMFSDYTKYVTMQNLYHDGGYSATGVTAKVMDKF
- a CDS encoding DUF4835 family protein, translated to MKHIQLLLALIFLGMHTAPAQELNCNVTVIRPQVQGSETRIFETMENVIFEFVNNQRWTNDIFEVHERIECNMLLTITEGAPGATTFRGNLQVQSFRPVHNASLKSQVINLVDNDVEFTFVENAILRFTPDYFTDNLTSILAFYAYMIIGYDYDTFSLEGGTRYFQLAQQVVNNASNAPQAGWKGFEGDRNRFWMVDNILHQTFRPFRKMLYEYHRLGLDIMYDKFDEGREMVIQSLDQLRSVHQIKPLSYNMTIFFLAKNDEIINIFSKAQGNEKNQVYQIGELLDPGNLSKYNKLR
- the coaBC gene encoding bifunctional phosphopantothenoylcysteine decarboxylase/phosphopantothenate--cysteine ligase CoaBC; this encodes MTCLSGKRILLGITGSIAAYKSAFLTRELVKAGAYVRVIMTHGARDFITPLTLATLSRNPVLSDLIEDRESGVWTNHVDLALWADAMIIAPVSAHSLGKMVTGQSDNLLLLTFLSAKCPVFFAPSMDLDMFKHGSTRENIEKMQSFGHILIPVGKGELASGLEGEGRMAEPEEIIQQVHNYFEARLPLRGKKVLVTAGPTFERIDPVRFIGNFSSGKMGYAIAEELAQRGAEVTLVSGPTSLKTKHERIQTIHVESARDMLEACQREFAAVNWVIMSAAVADYRPAEQSDQKIKKTDAQPTVHLALNPDILKWMGQHKAPNQILVGFALETNNAVENARKKLKAKNLDLIMLNSLEDDQSGFGYDTNKVTLITADNKTLPLELKTKTEVARDLIDYLQQSAQ
- the bamD gene encoding outer membrane protein assembly factor BamD, with the translated sequence MFWFVLAQKSAAKLALFTYSGKKAVVVVAGYFCWRPTKVRLNFVSPITSIQCPVFSMYYLCAMIFRIALAISLIGAFVMHSGCSKYNKVLKSQDVDLKYTWAMKYFERSDFNRALPLFEELIAVTRGTQRSETIYYHYAQSYFGLRDYYLAGFYFESFVKTYPNSEKAEEAAFMAALCFYKNSPGYSLDQSDTKRAIQKFQIFLERYPNSEKRDTSNVLVENMIRKLEKKAYESAMLYHKIEQYKSAVIALNNVLREYPNSEYKEEILFRILESNYLLAVRSVEEKKYDRLKDTIKSYHTFVDSYPESSKVRQAEALYETTIRELERINL
- the recN gene encoding DNA repair protein RecN — protein: MWGVLTHLHIRNYALIDSLSIELRPGFSVITGETGSGKSILLGALSLILGKRADTSVLRDAGSKCIVEVTCKLKGWPVGDFFEEHDLDYDDHCTIRREISPAGKSRAFINDTPVNLQQLRELGSLLVDIHSQHETLNLKDNSFQLAVLDDFAGLTSRVEAFTAQFKEWRTLHREMANLREHLAREREQRDFLDFQLNELEEAQLTPGEEEQLQSEIALLEHAEEIKLRLVQCTEMLIDSDENVAATLRNGLQQLASVRSHDKGIDELFERLQSASIEIKDIGEELARQEQLIEVNPSRLQQLQERLDMLNGLMHKHQASNVAALLDKMDAIAQKLEGEQSREEKLELLKKQIAEREEDLQAQSAELTVKRKEAAPQLAQKLCVLLERMELKNAEMSIAIESLSKRTSHGDDWVQLLLRTNKGQELMPIEQVASGGELSRVMLAIKSVNTGQQFAPTLILDEIDNGVSGRVADAMAQLLAEMGGQRQMICITHLPQIAAKGQWHYRVSKRDEADRTHTFVEELNEEARLHEVAAMLSGSDTTEAALQNARMLMNAN